The window AACTGGGCACTCCTCGTGGGATCCGTTCCAAGGAAAGCCGGTATGGAACGTGGGGACCTTCTTAAAATCAATGGTGGTATTTTTACAACCCAAGGGAAAGCGATCGAAAAAAATGCTGCAAGTGATGTAAGAGTTCTCGTAGTTGGAAACCCTTGTAACACAAACGCACTCATTGCTATGAACAATGCAAAAGGTGTTCCGTCTGACAGATGGTTTGCGATGACTGGTCTTGATGAAAACCGTGCAAAAACACAATTGGCACAGAAAGCTGGTGTTCTCGTAAAAGACGTATCCAACGTTGCGATTTGGGGGAACCACTCTGCCACCCAATACCCTGACTTTTTTAATGCAAAAGTGAATGGAAAACCGGCAACTGACGTGATCAGTGACCACGATTGGCTAAAAGGAGATTTCATCTCTACCGTACAAAAACGTGGTGCGGCCATCATTGCTGCAAGAGGTGCTTCTTCTGCGGCGTCTGCTGCCAATGCAGTGGTAGACACGGTGCATAACATTGTCACTCCAACAAAACCTGGCGACTGGTTCAGTGCTGCTTGCCACTCTAATGGTGAATACGGTGTGGACAAAGGCCTAATCTTTGGATACCCTTTGAAGTCCGATGGAAAAAAAGTAGAGATCGTAACTGGTCTTGAAATCAATGCCTTTGGTAAGGAAAAATTTGACATCACTCACAATGAGTTAAAAGAAGAAAGAAACGAAGTAAAAGATATGTTAGGTTAAGAGAAAAAAACCTATCTTTCCTATAGAATTTTTTTATAGGGAATTTGTTTCCTAAAACAAAACCCACTTGGCACTCTTTGTTCCAGTGGGTTTTTTTATAAGTACTACAAAAAAACTTTTGTAGACTCTCATCCATTTTCAATTTACGAAAAAGATTTTTCCATCATTCCATCTCCATGGCTTCGATAAAACGTTTTGGATTTTCGAAAAATGGCAAATGCCCGCAGAAATCAATCACCGTACGTTTCACTTTTGGAAATCGATCGATGATTTTATCCCAAGTATAATAGGGAGCTACCTGGAAATCATACTTTCCGAGAATGAGTTTGATCGGCAGATGGATGGTTGTAAGGTAGTCTTCCACATTGATTTCCACAAACAGTTTGCCAAACAAATGATCAAAGGCCAGTTTATTTGTCTTCACACCCTCCCAAAAGCGCGTAGAATCAACCGAGAGATCATAAAACCCCAATGCATCTTGGCTCACACAGTACAAATTGAAAAAGTCCTGAAGTCCCTCTGGATGGGATTGGATTAGGGATTGAAAATTC of the Leptospira biflexa serovar Patoc strain 'Patoc 1 (Paris)' genome contains:
- a CDS encoding malate dehydrogenase: MSKKVKVAVTGAAGQIGYALLFRIASGQMFGPDTAVELQLLELEQAIPAAKGVIMELDDCAFPLLEKVSVSSNIDEAFRDINWALLVGSVPRKAGMERGDLLKINGGIFTTQGKAIEKNAASDVRVLVVGNPCNTNALIAMNNAKGVPSDRWFAMTGLDENRAKTQLAQKAGVLVKDVSNVAIWGNHSATQYPDFFNAKVNGKPATDVISDHDWLKGDFISTVQKRGAAIIAARGASSAASAANAVVDTVHNIVTPTKPGDWFSAACHSNGEYGVDKGLIFGYPLKSDGKKVEIVTGLEINAFGKEKFDITHNELKEERNEVKDMLG
- a CDS encoding alpha/beta fold hydrolase codes for the protein MDEAEETESLYHFDSVLSDFSSFQNQLQIPPCPVIGHSGHGYMALAYAKQFPTQVTEVMMVATGPNHGAPLQERETYFERLANFDRKEKHKKLQTNFQSLIQSHPEGLQDFFNLYCVSQDALGFYDLSVDSTRFWEGVKTNKLAFDHLFGKLFVEINVEDYLTTIHLPIKLILGKYDFQVAPYYTWDKIIDRFPKVKRTVIDFCGHLPFFENPKRFIEAMEME